Proteins encoded in a region of the Diospyros lotus cultivar Yz01 chromosome 9, ASM1463336v1, whole genome shotgun sequence genome:
- the LOC127809403 gene encoding WAT1-related protein At1g25270-like, producing MGMVVVLASFAGLNVFYKLATNDGMSLRVLVAYRFLFASAFSVPVAIIVERRRRPELTWKLAGQAFVLGLLQCSANQNLYLESLVLTSATFVSAMTNLVPAITFVLAVSFRFEELGWGTMAGKAKVAGTLMCIGGAMLFTFYKGVEINLWSTDLDLLHSHSHNNSRLGSGNLQLGAFLSICCCFFSAGGYILQAKMIKDLAEAKRIQDYKCPCWMTAMAVTMGAIQSVGFAVCMERDWQQWKLGWNIRLLSASYSGIVASGVMLTFIAWCVQMRGPLFVSVFNPLMLVLVAIAGSLLLDEKLHLGSVLGAGVIVLGLFTVLWGKKAESRRETAQLMPSKSSREYSKRIEITTVIAATATTTTTTTKN from the exons ATGGGGATGGTCGTCGTTCTGGCCTCATTTGCCGGATTAAACGTCTTCTACAAGCTCGCCACCAACGACGGCATGAGCCTCAGGGTTCTGGTTGCCTACCGCTTTCTCTTCGCTTCCGCCTTCAGCGTTCCCGTTGCCATCATCGTCGAAAG AAGAAGAAGGCCAGAGCTCACGTGGAAGCTAGCGGGGCAGGCGTTTGTTCTTGGATTACTGCA GTGTTCCgctaatcaaaatttatatttggagAGTTTGGTGTTAACCTCTGCAACGTTTGTTTCCGCCATGACCAATTTGGTTCCTGCCATCACCTTCGTTTTGGCAGTCTCTTTCAG GTTCGAGGAGCTAGGATGGGGTACAATGGCAGGGAAGGCGAAGGTGGCAGGAACATTGATGTGCATTGGAGGGGCGATGCTGTTCACCTTCTACAAAGGCGTTGAGATCAACCTCTGGTCTACAGACCTTGACCTTCTTCACAGCCACAGCCACAATAATTCACGCTTGGGATCTGGCAATCTCCAGTTGGGAGCTTTCCTCAGCAtttgctgctgcttcttcaGCGCCGGCGGCTATATTCTGCAG GCGAAGATGATAAAGGACCTGGCGGAGGCGAAGAGGATACAGGACTACAAATGTCCCTGCTGGATGACGGCCATGGCTGTGACGATGGGAGCCATCCAGTCCGTTGGGTTTGCAGTGTGCATGGAGAGGGACTGGCAGCAATGGAAGTTGGGCTGGAACATCAGGCTCCTCTCTGCATCTTACTCG gGAATCGTGGCCTCTGGGGTTATGTTGACGTTCATCGCATGGTGCGTCCAAATGAGAGGCCCGCTCTTTGTATCAGTGTTCAACCCTCTCATGCTCGTGCTTGTGGCCATTGCTGGCTCCTTGCTCCTCGATGAGAAGCTACACTTGGGCAG CGTTTTAGGAGCGGGGGTGATAGTGTTGGGATTGTTCACGGTTCTGTGGGGGAAGAAGGCAGAGAGTAGAAGAGAGACAGCCCAGCTGATGCCATCGAAAAGTTCGAGAGAATACTCCAAAAGAATTGAGATCACCACCGTCATTGCTGCTActgctactactactactactactactaagAATTGA